One Tepidimicrobium xylanilyticum genomic window, GGTTTGGGGATTCAATAAAAGAAAGCTTTGGAGGTTCTGTAAAAATAGACTTCGTCGAATTTAATGGCGAATGTTCAAAAAATGAAATAAATAGATTGCGTGATGAGTTTAAAGCAAAGGGATCCGATGTAATTATAGGAGTAGGAGGAGGTAAAATTCTAGATACTGCAAAGGCGGTTGCGTATTATGAAAAGGTGCCTGTAGTTATTGTGCCAACTATAGCAAGTACCGATGCACCTTGTAGTGCTTTGTCTGTTATTTATACTGATGATGGAATTTTCGATGAATATTTATTCTTACCTAAAAATCCAGATATGGTATTAATTGACCTTGATGCAATTGCTAATGCTCCTTCACGATTGTTGGTAGCAGGGATGGGAGATGCGTTGGCCACAAAATTTGAAGCTAGAGCTGCAGCAAAAGCTGGGGCTAAGAATATGGCTGGGGCATATCCTACAGATGCTGCAATGGCATTAGCTAATCTTTGCTACGAAACATTAATAAACGAAGGGTTAAAAGCTAAATTAGCTGTAGATAAGAAAGTAGTGACTAAATCAGTTGAAAAAGTAGTTGAAGCAAATACTCTATTAAGTGGTATTGGATTTGAAAGTGGTGGCCTTGCAGCTGCTCATGCTATTCATAACGGTTTAACAGCCATTGAAGAAACTCATGAATTATATCATGGCGAAAAGGTTGCATTTGGTGTTTTAGTACAATTGGTATTGGAAAATGCGCCTATAGACGAAATAGAAGAAGTGCTATATTTCTGCAATGAAGTAGGATTGCCAACTACATTAAAAGAATTAAATATTAAAGAAGTATCGAAAGAAAAATTAATGGATGTTGCAAAATTAAGCTGCGCGGAAGGAGAGACCATTTTCAATATGCCTTTTGAAGTCACACCGGAAGATGTTTATGCAGCTATATTGGCAGCTGATGCTTTGGGCGAAAATTTTAAGCTATAGCAAAAATGGGTCAGTTTCCTATTTAACTGACCCTTATTATTTTATAAAAATTTTATTTGAAATATTTGGACTATTAAACTATTGTGTTTGTGTGAAATTCCTATAGAATTATGTTTTTAAGAAAAATATACGATATTATCGTTTAGTTATGAAGTTGCAAATAGTTTGCATAAGCTATAATAAAACTATGATAAAAAAGGAAAGGAGATAATATTATGGAAATCAAAAAGATTAATTTTGAAAAATATTCATTACAAACATTAGAACAGTTAAAGAAAGGAGCCTTTCTAACTGTGAAAAATGGAAATGAAGTAAATACAATGACAATAGGTTGGGGCAGCATAGGTTATATTTGGAACAAACCAATATTCATGGTTGCAGTTAGATATTCAAGATATACTTATAAGTTAATAGAAAATGCAAAAGAGTTTACAGTTAGTATCCCTTTGGAAAAAGATTTAAAAAATGAATTAGTCTATTGTGGAACTAAATCCGGAAGAGATATGAATAAATTTGAACAATGCAATTTAACTATTATAAAAGGTCAAAAGATATCTACACCAATAATCGGAGAATGTGAATTACATTATGAATGTAGAGTTATTTATCAGCAAGCCATGGAACCGTCAGCGTTAGATAGAGAGATAAAGAACAGCATTTATCCAAATAACGATTATCATGTATTATATTTTGGAGAAATATTAGATACTTATTTGCTTAAGGGGTAAAAAATACTTAAGATTAGAAGGCATTATTATGATTAATTTTCTTATGTTAGGAAGTCTTTTACTGGGTTAATACTATCCGGTGTGGATATAGTTAAGTATAAAATTAACCATAATAAGAACTGGAGTATTTATTCTATTGTTAGTTATTACTGCATGTGCAATTGCTATAGGTTTTCAAGTAAATTATAGCAATTGTATTGTTCAGGTAGGAGATTGGTTTGCACTTATGGATACAAGCGGCACGAGCACTTTACTTTCTATAATTTTGTTAATAAGCACTTTTGTGCTAAATGGGGTTTCTTTAGGTATGTATTATATTAAAAATAAATAATTAAGGCATATCTTTTACATTATATGTATCATATGTGTAATAAATTTTTTGGACTAAAGTTATAAAAGTGGTAAGGGCAAATATTACCATTTGGATTTGCATAATAAAATGGCCTCAAAATACCACCTAAGAGCAAAACCTCCAAAATACCTATAATGTGAATTATGTAAGCAAATGAAAAATCCTGCAAAAATAAAATAAGATGGTTTGAGCCTAATACCTAACAGAGAATAGTCGATTGAAAGGTTAGTATCTTCATATACTCGATGTTTTTTGCAAGTGTTAAAATGATTGAAACGATAATGCCAATGTTCCATAAAGCTATTTCGCGTCGCTAACCTATGCTATTTCCTCAACTTGTGAACTGTCCACCTAAACTTTATTACCCCTCCTACATATAGTATAAATTTCACATGTAGAGCATAAACCACTTAATTTAGATTATCAATAGAATATGAAGTTTATTTCATGTATTTTAATTTTACAATATCTTTGTGATATACTAATGGTGATACCTACCCCTATAAAATAAGAACAAATTGCCAGACATAATAGGACAATTTATATGGCATTACATACTGTAAACGTTGATGTTAATAATGAGTTTTTGGCTTTATCCCTGCTTAAAAAAGTAAGAATCAGCTATGGTTTAGTGGAACGTGTATGCCAGTAGTATATTCTTGGAAAACTGCCATATAAAGAACTGGATATCGCTAAGTCAATTGCTTTCATACAACAGTGACTTTGTTGGAGGAGTTTATTTTATAACGAAAAATAGAAGAAAAGATATTATCATAATACCATAAAGAAAAGTCTAAAATTATTAGCATACATGGGATTAAGTGCTATTGCTTTAGAAGAAAATTATGCTGATGAGTAAAAAATTTGGAGTAACAGATTTATAGTTCTAATCAGCTCTACTTCTACTAGGCACTTCTTCAATAAGTTATAACTAAAATAAAAGGATTTAAAGGAATAGTCAGTATTATTAGATAAAAATAGGAGTGATTGTGTAATCGTGATAGTATCAGTGATTGACATTATCACAATTACACATCTTAAGGACAGAATTTATTTATTTTTTTTGGTATGTGGTTTAGCTGTTTAGACCCTTGCCTGTAATTATAAAACTGAGCCCGATCCGTATAATTTAATAACATTTGCATTAAATCAGAACCATACATTCGAATACTTCCTCTAGTACAGCTTCTTTCTCCAAATGTGTCCACATAATCTACCCTTGTGTTTTTGCCAATGAACATAATTGGCACCGGTTCTCCAGAATGGATCATAGGTCCAAAACTAGGGGTAGTATGGTCACCTGTTACAACTAAAAAAATATCTTCATTTAAAGCACTTTCAACTAATGGACCAATTTGGCTGTCAATTTCCTCTAATACTTTCACCTTGTTTCTGGGATCTTTAGTATGAGCTGCCTCGTCTGTTTCCTTAGTGTGAAGGTGGATAAAATCGTAGTCACTTTTTAATGCTAGATTAACCCCTTCGCTAAAACTATTATATTTAATGAAATCCATACCTAAAAGTTTGGCAATGCCATACATTAATATTCCAGAGCTAACTATACATGCCTTTAGTCCATGTTTTTCTTCGAAGTTAAGTAAATCAGGTTTTCTACCTGCCCATTTAGTTAAGAGAAAATTAGCAGGTTGCTTACCATTCTGCTTTCTTTTTTGATTGATTTCTGAAGCGTTCAGGGCCCTATAAACTTTTTTCAAAAAAATGTTAAGAGCTTCTGCAGTTTCAATAGCAGATGAACTATTACTTTCAAATGGCTCAACAGTCATTACGTAGCTATTATCGTAAAAGGGGTCGCTATCGGAAATATCACTGCTTATATTTTCTCCTTTTATCTCGAGAACTCCATGGATGCCGATGGATTGTTGCCACTTGAATGAATAATTATTAACCGATTTAGGCAGCAATTTCATTAATTCTAAAATTTCTTCTGTAGACAGGTCTTCAGTAAATCTCTCTTCAATGAAAAGACCATCTTTTTCTTCAACCCAGGCCCAGGAGGTGCAAAGGTAAACCGCTTTCTCTTCTATTTCTACATCTCTAGATAATGCATTGATAATACCTCTACCAGGAAATTCCTTCATATCATAACCAAATAGGATGAAATGAGCCACTTCAGTACCTAATGGGAGCCCTTGTTTCCAAGGAATCATTATACCAGTTTCAGCATTTTTACATAGTCTATCTAAATTAGGGGTATTAGCATATTCTAATGGGGTTTTTCCTTTTAAAATACTATGAGGTCTGTCACCTAAACCATCTAATAGTAAAAGTACTATTTTCAAAATATACCACTCCTATTCATTAAGGCTTGTATCATTCTTTCCTTGGTAGGTTCTCCTTCACCGATTAATAATTCTCCTAGAGCAACACATACAGGATACAGGTACTTGTCAATATATTCTTTCATCTTATCTTTATTATAAGTAACATTACCTTTTGGATTAACATAATTCTTGTTGAAAGCGCATCTTTGATGGTCTTTTCCTTCCTTCCACTCCCAGCCCAATATTTTTTCTACATTATTTCCATCTTCTACGTATCTAAGTGGCATTATTAGCTCTACATTTAAAGCTTTTGCCATTTTTTCATAGGCATCAAGTGATTCAGCAGTTTGATTGATTTTAATCCTTCCGTCGTGGCTTTCTCTTTCGCCAGCTATTATTTTTTTGCTAAGTCTAAGGGCGATGGGAATTCGAAGCAGATGAAAATATGCATGACAGCCTACACAGGGGGTATAGAAATTAAATCCTTCAATAATGGAGTCAACAAATCTGCCATTTATGACACTCCATAAATCAAAATTGCTATAATAAACAAGCGGATATATGGTTTTATTACTGCCATAAAGTTCTTTTGCTCTTTTGATCATTTTTTCATAATTAAATTTAAGTATTTCAAAGTTACCATATTCTGTAGGGGCAAAGGAAGCTATAGGTAATATGTTACTGATTGAGCTATCCTCCATAGCTTTTAAAATAGCAGCAACACTATCTCTTCCAGCAAATTCACCTATAACCGTATCTTTGGGCAAATCTTTAGTTAAATCATATATTTCGAACAATTTTTTTTCTTCCATAATTCATTTCTCCTTTGAAGTAATTTGCTAATATTATACATAATATATCATATATTTACCCAATTACAGAGAAAATTGCTGATAAAGGGAGAAAAATTATTTAATTCAATAACATATATAAAAATAATCTATAGAATTAGAATTGATATAAAAAAAATATATAATAAGTAATTATTATAAATTATATGGTAATATATAGAAGGGCTAGAGGACAAATATAAACATAGAGGTAGATTTGGATGTGTAAAAGCAAAATTGTAGCATATAAAATTATAGACTATTTCATATTTACCCTTTTACTAATACTCCTATTTATATTCATATTGAGACCAATATACTCCATTATTAGGACAAGCTTTATACTTGATGGTCAATTTACCTTAGATGTATACAGAAATTTGTTTAGCAATAATATTAGGTTGATAAAAAATAGCCTGTTTGTTGCCACTTTAACCACCATAATATCAGTAGTAATCTCCGTCAATGTAGCAATCTATGCAAGCCTTTCAAAAGGGAAAGTTAGAAAAATATTAATATTGCTCCTGATGTTAACCATGATATCGCCCCCATTTCTTTCATCTTTAGCTTATATAAAGCTATTTGGGAGAAGGGGATTTATTACACATGAATTATTAGGTCTTGCTCTCAACACTTATGGTTGGCAGGGCATTGTTTCAATGCAGTCATTAAGCACTTCATCTATGAATGCTTTCATATTGATAGGCATCATTAATAGAATAGATAAAGATATAATAAAGAGTTCTCTGGATTTAGGTGCAAGCACTTCTTATACAATAAGAAGTATTATCCTCCCTATGATGAAACCTGGCATATTAAATGTTGCACTTCTTACTTTTGTTAGGTCTTTATCTGATTTTGGGACTCCCATGACCATTGGGGGAGCATTTAATGTTCTAGCAACACAAGCCTATTTAAATGTTATAGCTTATTCAAAGATGGAATTAGCTGCAGCAATTTGTGTTTTGATACTAATTCCTGCTGTAATTGCTTTTACCCAGTATAGAATTTTTACACGAAAAAACATCTTATATGTGCAAAATACAGTGACAAATGATATGTTTAATAAAGATGCAGATGAAAGCATAGAGGTAAGTGGATTCTTATGGAAATTCATTCAAATTTTTACAAGTTTGTATTTGTTTACAATGATAATACAATACCTGACAATTTTTTTAACTGCAATTACAAAATATAGCCATGGGGAGATGTATTTTACTTTAGAGCATTTTATACATCTAAGAAAGTATTTAAGCGATAGCTTCATACGAAGTATTGCATATGGATTTATCACAGGAATAGGCGGAGGTGTTTTAAGTTTCTTTATCTCCTATTATGTTGAGATAAGGAAATTTAGGGCATCCAGACTGATAGATTTTGTAGTTACGTTGCCAAGTATAGTACCAGGTGTCTTTATGGGGATAGCTTATATACTTGCTTTCAACAATAAACCCTTAGAGCTTACGGGCACATCTGCAATTGTTATATTAAATATTATGTTTAGACAGTTGCCATCTAATACTAGGATCTATAATGCTAATTTATCACAACTAGGACCAGAGTTAGCTGATGCAGGAAAGGATTTGGGTGCACCTAGTATTTATATAGTTAAAGATATTATATTTCCAATGAGTAAGACTGCATTTATGACTAATTTTGTTAATAATTTCAAAAATACTATGACGACGGTGGGAGCCATTATATTTTTAATATATCCTGGAAAGAAATTAGCTATACTAGAAATGTTTTCTGCAATTAGAGAAGGTAAATATGGGGTTGGAGCAGCTGCTTCTGTTATGATAATCTTTATAACACTGACCATAAATTTATTGATGTCTAGATTGATAATGAGGTGGAAAAATGTTTGTTAAATTAGAAAATGTTACAAAGACATTCAATGAAGTAATTGCTGTAGACCGATTAAGTTTCAAAGTAGAAAAAGGGCAGATAATGTGTTTATTAGGACCTAGTGGATGTGGTAAAACAACTACTTTAAAATCTATCGGTGGATTTTTAAAGATAAATAGTGGAAGGATAATCATTGATGGTCAGGATATTACCAATTTGCCTCCAGAAATAAGACCAACTTCTACAGTTTTTCAATCCTATGCTCTATTTCCCCATATGACAGTACTTCAAAATGTAATCTATGGATTAAAATTTAAGGGTTATTCTAGGAAAGAAGCGATAAAGAAAGGGGAGGAGTACTTAGAAATAGTTGGATTACTGCCTTATAGAAATAGAAATGTTCAACAGTTAAGTGGTGGACAGCAACAAAGAGTTGCTTTAGCTAGGGCTCTTGTTGTAACTCCTAAGGTTCTTTTATTAGATGAACCTCTTTCTAATTTAGATGCAAAGCTTAGAGTAAAGATGAGGGAAGAGATAAAGGACATACAGTCGCAACTAGGGATAACTATGATATTCGTTACCCATGATCAGGAAGAAGCATTGTATATTGCTGATATTATAGCAGTTATGAATGAAGGCAAGTTGGAACAAATTGGGACCCCGCAAGAAGTTTATTGTAACCCAAAAAGTAAATTTGTTCTAGATTTTATTGGGAATTCTAATGTAATAGAAGAAAGTTCGGGATCAATTAGCTTTGTAAGACCTGAAGAAATAATTATGGATAGGCATCAAGGGAATACTTATGGGAAAGTTGTTAAAAGAAAATTTATTGGCTCCTATATATCCTATGTAGTTCAGACAGAAAAGAATAAACTAAATGTCCAAGCTCAAAATGTTGGTAATGAGGGATTTGAATTAGGTGAATATGTATATCTTACTTATAAAGAAAGATATATAAGTTTAGAGAAGCATAGCAATATTTAAGTTCACAATTAATTATATATTAAATATCAGAGGGGGAATAAGAATGAAAAGGTTAAAATTCATGATGATTCTGATACTAATATTGGTATTATCACTTGCTTTAGCAGCATGTGGCAATTCAGAATCAAAAGAGGCTTCTGGGAAGAGTGAAGTTCAGGACATTGTAGATGAAGTTGAGGATGTTGATGAAAAAACTGACTTAAGGAGTACCACGCTAAACATAGTTACCACATCGGGTGAGATGTATTCGCCGCTATTTGAAAAATTTGAAAAAGATACCGGAATAAAAGTTGAATTTTTGGAAATGTCATCTGGTGAGGTTTTAGCTAGGACAAGGGCTGAAGGGGGAAAGCCAATGGCAGACCTCTGGTTTAGTGGTGGAATAGATGCATTTATGATGGCAAAGAACGAAGGTCTCTTGGAACAATATTTTCCTGAAGGATATGAAGAAATCTATCCTCAATATAGGGACGAAGATGGCTATTGGTATGGTAAGGGCTTAAATATTATAGCTTTTATTGTTAACAATGATATTTTAGAGGAGAAAAATCTACCCGTTCCCAAAACGTGGTCAGATTTGATTAATCCAGCATATGAGGGAGAGATAATGGCTGCAAATCCTGCTATTTCAGGAAATGCTTTTGCTTTTGTTGCAGGAGTATTAGAAACAATGGGAGAAGAAGGTGGTTGGGAATATTTTAAAGAACTAGATAGGAATATTCCTTATTATGGCAAGAGGGGGAGAGATCCTTATACAAAGGTAGTTGAAGGGGAAGTAGCAATTGGTATAACATACATTAATAAATCGATATTGGAGTTAGAAGAGCAATACAATGTATCTATAATTTATCCTGAAGATTTTATACCATGGATTGCAGAAGGTATGGCTATATTTAAGAATGCTAAAAATCAGGAAGGGGCAAAAGCTTTTCTTGATTGGATGCTAAAGAATGAAAATATGCAAATGTTGGCTGAAATAGATATGAAGGATACCAATATGATGATTAAACCAGGTATAACTGCTTATGACTTAAGGGTACCGATGGATAGATTCGTAGAACAAGATTTAAGCGTATTTGGAGAAAGAAGGGAAGGAATTATTGAAAGATGGGTTGAATTAGTAGGAGACAAATAGCATAAAAAAACAGGCATATAAGAATGAATATGCCTGTTTATATGTTGAAGTACTATTAGCAAAATTTATAGCAAATTACTTAATATGAAATAAATCTATACATGAGCTAATTTAATACATAATGTGGTACTATAATACTAGTGTGCAAAAAGGGGGAGGGCAAAATGATAATTGATTGCCATGTACATGATAACAAGTATTCTGACGATAGTAAGTTGGATTTCTATGAAGCAATTGAAGAAGCTAAGCGCATAGGATTAGATGGTATTTGTGTTACAAACCATGATAACAATCTTCTAAGAAACGAAATAGGAGATTCTGCTTATATAGATGGGATTCTAGTCATAGTAGGTGCTGAGGTATTAACCTTTGAAGGTGATATTTTGACCTTCGGACTAAAGGGCATACCTAAGGAAATGGTTAGTTCAGAGGAATTATTAGATTTGGTGAAAAAGAATAATGGAATTGCTATTGCTGCCCATCCCTTTAGGAATAACAATAGGGGAATAGGAAACAACATGATTAGATTAGCCCCTCTATTGTCTGGAGTAGAAGCTTTCAATGGAAGCACTTATTATGATTATAATATGAAAGCTTATAAACTGGCTAATAGATTGAACCTTCCTATATTAGGAGCAAGCGATGCCCACAAGTTAGAAAAATTAGGAACCTATGCTACTTATTTTGAAGGGAGAATTAGGGACCATATAGATTTTATTGAAGCAATAAAATGCTCAAACTGTTATCCCGTGATGAAAAAAGATACTGAATTCGTTTTAGCATGCCCTGAAATAGAAGAGAGTTTTAATTTGATTGAGATAAGCTAAGATATAGAATCATTCGATTATCTTAGCTTTACTTTCCTATAAAAGAATTACCTTTAATTCTCAGATAAAGTTTATGAGATTATCTTCAGATTATTAAGTTAATATGACCTGAATAGAATTTAATTATATTAATTCTTACTAAAAT contains:
- a CDS encoding ABC transporter permease, with the protein product MCKSKIVAYKIIDYFIFTLLLILLFIFILRPIYSIIRTSFILDGQFTLDVYRNLFSNNIRLIKNSLFVATLTTIISVVISVNVAIYASLSKGKVRKILILLLMLTMISPPFLSSLAYIKLFGRRGFITHELLGLALNTYGWQGIVSMQSLSTSSMNAFILIGIINRIDKDIIKSSLDLGASTSYTIRSIILPMMKPGILNVALLTFVRSLSDFGTPMTIGGAFNVLATQAYLNVIAYSKMELAAAICVLILIPAVIAFTQYRIFTRKNILYVQNTVTNDMFNKDADESIEVSGFLWKFIQIFTSLYLFTMIIQYLTIFLTAITKYSHGEMYFTLEHFIHLRKYLSDSFIRSIAYGFITGIGGGVLSFFISYYVEIRKFRASRLIDFVVTLPSIVPGVFMGIAYILAFNNKPLELTGTSAIVILNIMFRQLPSNTRIYNANLSQLGPELADAGKDLGAPSIYIVKDIIFPMSKTAFMTNFVNNFKNTMTTVGAIIFLIYPGKKLAILEMFSAIREGKYGVGAAASVMIIFITLTINLLMSRLIMRWKNVC
- a CDS encoding alkaline phosphatase family protein; this translates as MKIVLLLLDGLGDRPHSILKGKTPLEYANTPNLDRLCKNAETGIMIPWKQGLPLGTEVAHFILFGYDMKEFPGRGIINALSRDVEIEEKAVYLCTSWAWVEEKDGLFIEERFTEDLSTEEILELMKLLPKSVNNYSFKWQQSIGIHGVLEIKGENISSDISDSDPFYDNSYVMTVEPFESNSSSAIETAEALNIFLKKVYRALNASEINQKRKQNGKQPANFLLTKWAGRKPDLLNFEEKHGLKACIVSSGILMYGIAKLLGMDFIKYNSFSEGVNLALKSDYDFIHLHTKETDEAAHTKDPRNKVKVLEEIDSQIGPLVESALNEDIFLVVTGDHTTPSFGPMIHSGEPVPIMFIGKNTRVDYVDTFGERSCTRGSIRMYGSDLMQMLLNYTDRAQFYNYRQGSKQLNHIPKKINKFCP
- a CDS encoding flavin reductase family protein, with translation MEIKKINFEKYSLQTLEQLKKGAFLTVKNGNEVNTMTIGWGSIGYIWNKPIFMVAVRYSRYTYKLIENAKEFTVSIPLEKDLKNELVYCGTKSGRDMNKFEQCNLTIIKGQKISTPIIGECELHYECRVIYQQAMEPSALDREIKNSIYPNNDYHVLYFGEILDTYLLKG
- a CDS encoding ABC transporter ATP-binding protein, coding for MFVKLENVTKTFNEVIAVDRLSFKVEKGQIMCLLGPSGCGKTTTLKSIGGFLKINSGRIIIDGQDITNLPPEIRPTSTVFQSYALFPHMTVLQNVIYGLKFKGYSRKEAIKKGEEYLEIVGLLPYRNRNVQQLSGGQQQRVALARALVVTPKVLLLDEPLSNLDAKLRVKMREEIKDIQSQLGITMIFVTHDQEEALYIADIIAVMNEGKLEQIGTPQEVYCNPKSKFVLDFIGNSNVIEESSGSISFVRPEEIIMDRHQGNTYGKVVKRKFIGSYISYVVQTEKNKLNVQAQNVGNEGFELGEYVYLTYKERYISLEKHSNI
- a CDS encoding ABC transporter substrate-binding protein, encoding MKRLKFMMILILILVLSLALAACGNSESKEASGKSEVQDIVDEVEDVDEKTDLRSTTLNIVTTSGEMYSPLFEKFEKDTGIKVEFLEMSSGEVLARTRAEGGKPMADLWFSGGIDAFMMAKNEGLLEQYFPEGYEEIYPQYRDEDGYWYGKGLNIIAFIVNNDILEEKNLPVPKTWSDLINPAYEGEIMAANPAISGNAFAFVAGVLETMGEEGGWEYFKELDRNIPYYGKRGRDPYTKVVEGEVAIGITYINKSILELEEQYNVSIIYPEDFIPWIAEGMAIFKNAKNQEGAKAFLDWMLKNENMQMLAEIDMKDTNMMIKPGITAYDLRVPMDRFVEQDLSVFGERREGIIERWVELVGDK
- a CDS encoding glycerol dehydrogenase encodes the protein MTKTAIFPGRYVQGSGELKRIKNHVEHLGSSFFILISKSGYKRFGDSIKESFGGSVKIDFVEFNGECSKNEINRLRDEFKAKGSDVIIGVGGGKILDTAKAVAYYEKVPVVIVPTIASTDAPCSALSVIYTDDGIFDEYLFLPKNPDMVLIDLDAIANAPSRLLVAGMGDALATKFEARAAAKAGAKNMAGAYPTDAAMALANLCYETLINEGLKAKLAVDKKVVTKSVEKVVEANTLLSGIGFESGGLAAAHAIHNGLTAIEETHELYHGEKVAFGVLVQLVLENAPIDEIEEVLYFCNEVGLPTTLKELNIKEVSKEKLMDVAKLSCAEGETIFNMPFEVTPEDVYAAILAADALGENFKL
- a CDS encoding PHP-associated domain-containing protein — its product is MIIDCHVHDNKYSDDSKLDFYEAIEEAKRIGLDGICVTNHDNNLLRNEIGDSAYIDGILVIVGAEVLTFEGDILTFGLKGIPKEMVSSEELLDLVKKNNGIAIAAHPFRNNNRGIGNNMIRLAPLLSGVEAFNGSTYYDYNMKAYKLANRLNLPILGASDAHKLEKLGTYATYFEGRIRDHIDFIEAIKCSNCYPVMKKDTEFVLACPEIEESFNLIEIS